The Deltaproteobacteria bacterium genome window below encodes:
- the dnaE gene encoding DNA polymerase III subunit alpha: MQTGTDSVDLADFAHLHLHTQYSLLDGAIRTKDLCKAVLERGMKTVAVTDHGNMFGTIQFYEEAKKHGVKPILGCEAYVSDGPMGARTDRKNYHLVLLAKNQVGFKNLQKLISMGYLEGFYYSPRIDRTILRAHSEGLIGLSACMSGHVSRLILDDKMDEARERVLEYKDIFEPGSYFLELQPNRLPKQEQLNPILAQLAKDCGVPIVATNDCHYVNRSEAHAHEVLMCMGQGRTLDDPKRMKHDCDEFFIKRPDEMAPYFSQYPEALENACRIARLCNVELDLGHPELPDFQLPPEVDDDLPGYLRRVAHDGLSQRLAELRARGMRPHEDEYRARLDYELDVIVQMKFPGYFLIVWDFIRHAKHIGVPVGPGRGSGAGSLVAYSLRITDLDPIRYALLFERFLNPERISMPDFDVDFCMDRRDEVIRYVMDRYGDDHVGQIATFHSLKARGLVRDVCRVMGWSVADSNELAKLIPEGPKVTLSATVAEPDELKAKIKKDPGAAAKLKDVLQVAEGSARLRERLAGDARAKEVLDVGCSLEGLNRHAGMHAAGVVIGNRPLWEHVPCFRADGKLVTQYTMTDVEKAGLVKFDFLGLKTLTVIAIATKLVDRSYGPAAGEPKVGDPAWVSGRFDIDAIALDDAGVYELIARGDTTGVFQLESSGFRELLIRLKPDCIEDIIAAVALYRPGPLEGGMVDQFIECKHGKRQIEYPHALLQGILEETYGVFVYQEQVMQAAQILAGFSLGGADLMRRAMGKKKKEEMDRQRDLFVKGCAEHSQIDAKKAGEIFDLIDKFAGYGFNKSHSAAYGLITYQTAYLKHHFRVAFMAALMTCDKDKNENVVKFIAEARGSGIHVLPPDVNGSDRDFSVELIRRGSDDDGSERAIRFGMGAVRNVGENAVESILAARGADGGFVSLFELCRRVDPRKVNKRTLEGLVRAGALDSVACGHARAQLFAAIDRALTQGQDAARDRESGQRGLFEMVEAVAPVHVEEYPDVPEWTAKERLVGEREALGFYLTGHPLDRFSQDVDRFATVNIGNLRRDQHGSEIIVGGVICDFREVQTKSGRGPMGFFQLEDQYGRVEVVAFPKTYAKVDEQTGLSVAQQLERCGDEPVLVGGKVEVEVVESEEGGTAKYKLLLDTIRPIAEVRAARTRSVLLRLRADQLDDRRLLGLKQVVSDNQGPCKMELQLTVDDRFQSKVVFGDRFGVSADEGLMTALERLFGPGCAQML, translated from the coding sequence ATGCAGACCGGCACCGACAGCGTCGACCTCGCAGACTTCGCGCATCTGCACCTGCACACCCAGTACTCGCTGCTCGACGGTGCGATCCGCACCAAGGATCTCTGCAAGGCCGTGCTCGAGCGCGGCATGAAGACCGTGGCGGTCACCGACCACGGCAACATGTTCGGCACGATCCAGTTCTACGAGGAAGCCAAGAAGCACGGGGTCAAGCCGATCCTCGGCTGCGAGGCCTACGTGTCCGACGGGCCGATGGGCGCGCGCACCGATCGCAAGAACTACCACCTGGTGCTGCTGGCCAAGAACCAGGTCGGGTTCAAGAACCTGCAGAAGCTCATCAGCATGGGCTACCTCGAGGGCTTCTACTACAGCCCGCGCATCGATCGCACGATCCTGCGCGCGCACTCCGAGGGACTCATCGGACTGTCGGCGTGCATGTCGGGCCATGTCTCGCGGCTCATCCTCGACGACAAGATGGACGAGGCCCGCGAGCGCGTGCTCGAGTACAAGGACATCTTCGAGCCCGGCAGCTACTTCCTCGAGCTGCAGCCCAACCGGCTGCCCAAGCAGGAGCAGCTGAACCCCATCCTCGCGCAGCTGGCCAAGGACTGCGGCGTGCCGATCGTCGCCACCAACGATTGCCACTACGTCAACCGCAGCGAGGCCCACGCGCACGAGGTGCTGATGTGCATGGGGCAGGGGCGGACCCTCGACGACCCCAAGCGGATGAAGCACGACTGCGACGAGTTCTTCATCAAGCGGCCCGACGAGATGGCGCCGTACTTCTCGCAGTACCCCGAGGCGCTCGAGAACGCCTGCCGCATCGCCAGGCTCTGCAATGTCGAGCTCGACCTCGGCCACCCCGAGCTGCCCGACTTCCAGCTGCCACCGGAGGTCGACGACGACCTGCCGGGCTACCTGCGGCGGGTCGCCCACGACGGCCTCTCGCAGCGCCTCGCCGAGCTGCGTGCCCGCGGCATGCGACCCCACGAGGACGAGTACCGCGCGCGGCTCGACTACGAGCTCGACGTCATCGTGCAGATGAAGTTCCCTGGCTACTTCCTCATCGTCTGGGACTTCATCCGCCACGCCAAGCACATCGGCGTGCCGGTCGGGCCCGGCCGGGGCTCGGGCGCGGGCTCGCTGGTGGCGTACTCGTTGCGCATCACCGATCTCGACCCGATCCGCTACGCATTGCTGTTCGAGCGCTTCTTGAACCCCGAGCGCATCAGCATGCCGGACTTCGACGTCGACTTCTGCATGGACCGGCGCGACGAGGTCATCCGCTACGTGATGGACCGCTACGGCGACGACCACGTAGGTCAGATCGCGACCTTCCACTCGCTCAAGGCCCGCGGGCTGGTGCGCGACGTGTGCCGCGTGATGGGCTGGAGCGTGGCCGACAGCAACGAGCTGGCCAAGCTGATCCCCGAGGGCCCCAAGGTCACGCTGTCGGCGACGGTGGCCGAGCCCGACGAACTCAAGGCCAAGATCAAGAAGGACCCCGGCGCGGCCGCCAAGCTCAAGGACGTGCTGCAGGTCGCCGAGGGCTCCGCGCGTCTGCGCGAGCGGCTGGCCGGTGACGCCCGCGCCAAGGAGGTGCTCGACGTCGGCTGCTCGCTCGAGGGCCTGAACCGCCACGCAGGCATGCACGCCGCCGGGGTGGTGATCGGCAACCGCCCGCTGTGGGAGCACGTGCCGTGCTTCCGCGCCGACGGCAAGCTGGTCACGCAGTACACCATGACCGACGTCGAGAAGGCCGGGCTGGTCAAGTTCGACTTCCTGGGCCTCAAGACCCTCACGGTGATCGCGATCGCGACCAAGCTGGTCGATCGCTCGTATGGACCCGCGGCCGGCGAGCCCAAGGTCGGTGACCCCGCGTGGGTGAGTGGTCGCTTCGACATCGATGCGATCGCGCTCGACGACGCCGGGGTCTACGAACTCATCGCGCGCGGCGACACCACGGGCGTGTTCCAGCTCGAATCCTCGGGCTTCCGCGAGCTGCTCATCCGCCTCAAGCCCGACTGCATCGAGGACATCATCGCCGCGGTCGCGCTCTACCGACCGGGTCCGCTCGAGGGCGGCATGGTCGATCAGTTCATCGAGTGCAAGCACGGCAAGCGGCAGATCGAGTACCCCCATGCGCTGCTGCAGGGGATCCTCGAGGAGACCTACGGCGTGTTCGTGTACCAGGAGCAGGTGATGCAGGCCGCGCAGATCCTCGCCGGCTTCTCGCTCGGTGGCGCCGATCTGATGCGCCGCGCGATGGGCAAGAAGAAGAAGGAGGAGATGGACCGCCAGCGCGATCTGTTCGTCAAGGGCTGCGCCGAGCACAGCCAGATCGACGCCAAGAAGGCCGGCGAGATCTTCGACTTGATCGACAAGTTCGCCGGCTACGGCTTCAACAAGTCGCACTCGGCCGCGTACGGGCTCATCACCTACCAGACGGCGTACCTCAAGCACCACTTCCGCGTCGCGTTCATGGCCGCGCTCATGACGTGCGACAAGGACAAGAACGAGAATGTCGTGAAGTTCATCGCCGAGGCGCGCGGCAGCGGCATCCACGTGCTGCCGCCGGATGTGAACGGCTCGGACCGCGACTTCAGCGTCGAGCTGATCCGGCGCGGCAGTGACGACGACGGCAGCGAGCGGGCGATCCGCTTCGGGATGGGCGCGGTGCGCAACGTCGGCGAGAACGCGGTCGAGTCGATCCTCGCGGCCCGCGGTGCCGACGGCGGCTTCGTGAGCCTGTTCGAGCTGTGTCGTCGCGTCGATCCGCGCAAGGTCAACAAGCGCACCCTGGAAGGCTTGGTGCGGGCCGGCGCGCTCGACTCGGTGGCGTGCGGCCACGCGCGCGCGCAGCTGTTCGCGGCCATCGACCGCGCGCTCACCCAGGGCCAGGACGCCGCGCGCGACCGCGAGAGCGGCCAGCGTGGGCTGTTCGAGATGGTCGAGGCGGTCGCGCCGGTCCACGTCGAGGAGTACCCCGACGTGCCCGAGTGGACCGCGAAGGAGCGCTTGGTCGGCGAGCGCGAGGCGCTGGGCTTCTACCTCACCGGCCATCCGCTCGACCGCTTCAGCCAGGATGTCGATCGCTTCGCAACCGTGAACATCGGCAACCTGCGCCGCGATCAGCACGGCTCGGAGATCATCGTCGGCGGTGTCATCTGCGACTTCCGCGAGGTGCAGACCAAGAGCGGCCGCGGCCCGATGGGGTTCTTCCAGCTCGAGGATCAGTACGGCCGCGTCGAGGTGGTCGCGTTCCCGAAGACCTACGCGAAGGTGGACGAGCAGACCGGGCTGTCGGTCGCGCAGCAGCTCGAGCGCTGCGGCGACGAGCCGGTGCTGGTCGGCGGCAAGGTCGAGGTCGAGGTGGTCGAGAGCGAGGAGGGCGGCACCGCCAAGTACAAGCTGCTGCTCGACACCATCCGGCCGATCGCCGAGGTCCGCGCGGCGCGGACCCGCAGCGTGCTGCTGCGCCTGCGCGCGGATCAGCTCGACGACCGCCGGCTGCTCGGGCTCAAGCAGGTCGTGAGCGACAACCAGGGGCCCTGCAAGATGGAGCTGCAGCTCACCGTCGACGACCGGTTCCAGTCGAAGGTGGTGTTCGGCGATCGCTTCGGCGTGAGCGCCGACGAGGGCCTCATGACCGCGCTCGAGCGGCTGTTCGGCCCTGGCTGCGCGCAGATGCTGTAG
- the ndk gene encoding nucleoside-diphosphate kinase: protein MQRTLALVKPDAYAAGHHGAIAAKIQETGLRIVAMKTLQLSRAQAEGFYHVHSARPFFGDLCKFMTEGKILALVLEGDDAIARWRGLMGPTDATKAPKDTIRGQFGTNVERNATHGSDATETAAFEIGYFFAGLELV from the coding sequence ATGCAACGCACGCTCGCACTCGTCAAGCCCGATGCCTACGCCGCTGGTCACCACGGCGCCATCGCAGCCAAGATCCAGGAGACCGGTCTGCGCATCGTCGCGATGAAGACCCTACAGCTCTCGCGCGCCCAGGCCGAGGGCTTCTACCACGTGCACAGCGCCCGCCCGTTCTTCGGCGACCTGTGCAAGTTCATGACCGAGGGCAAGATCCTCGCGCTCGTGCTCGAGGGTGACGACGCCATCGCGCGCTGGCGCGGACTCATGGGTCCGACCGACGCCACCAAGGCGCCCAAGGACACCATCCGCGGTCAGTTCGGCACCAACGTCGAGCGCAACGCGACGCACGGCTCCGACGCCACCGAGACCGCCGCCTTCGAGATCGGCTACTTCTTCGCCGGCCTCGAGCTGGTCTGA
- the rlmN gene encoding 23S rRNA (adenine(2503)-C(2))-methyltransferase RlmN, whose product MPTVSLPVAMRPPARGLPRPAAPNLRGFTRAELEEWVARELGGPGFRAGQIFGWLHRSRVDDPQSMTNLAQADRATLASKATWTRLRIDAAQQAVDGTRKLRLRGALDEPFESVLIPNPGRGWTQCVSSMVGCSLTCRFCATAQLGFVRNLATWEIVDQVYQAQDLLAREAQAAGARWSDRITNLVFMGMGEPLHNYGQVTAAIRLLIDPQGAGLAARRITVSSAGLVPAIERFARDPLGTEVGLAISLNATTDAVRDRIMPINTKWNIATLLDAVRGMPSEGRRRVTFEYVLLADVNDGDDDAARLFRLVGEFDAHINVIPFNPHPGTELRRPSPMAVQRFVAQCRAHGLQVHVRTPRGDDIAAACGQLALEASP is encoded by the coding sequence ATGCCCACCGTGTCCCTGCCCGTGGCCATGCGCCCACCCGCCCGCGGGCTCCCGCGCCCAGCGGCGCCCAACCTGCGCGGCTTCACCCGCGCGGAGCTCGAGGAGTGGGTTGCGCGCGAGCTGGGTGGGCCCGGCTTCCGCGCGGGGCAGATCTTCGGCTGGCTGCACCGCAGCCGGGTCGACGATCCGCAGTCGATGACCAACCTCGCCCAGGCCGATCGCGCGACGCTGGCGAGCAAGGCCACGTGGACGCGCCTGCGCATCGACGCCGCCCAGCAGGCCGTCGACGGCACCCGCAAGCTGCGCCTGCGCGGCGCACTGGACGAGCCGTTCGAGTCGGTGTTGATCCCCAACCCCGGCCGCGGCTGGACGCAGTGCGTCAGCTCGATGGTTGGTTGCTCGCTGACCTGCCGCTTCTGCGCGACAGCTCAGCTCGGCTTCGTCCGCAACCTCGCGACCTGGGAGATCGTCGATCAGGTCTACCAGGCCCAGGACCTGCTCGCGCGCGAGGCCCAGGCCGCCGGCGCGCGCTGGTCCGATCGCATCACCAACCTCGTGTTCATGGGGATGGGTGAGCCGCTGCACAACTACGGCCAGGTCACCGCCGCGATCCGACTGCTCATCGATCCGCAGGGCGCGGGCCTGGCGGCGCGCCGCATCACCGTGTCGAGCGCGGGTCTGGTGCCGGCCATCGAGCGCTTCGCCCGGGACCCGCTGGGCACCGAGGTGGGCCTGGCGATCTCGCTCAACGCCACCACCGACGCGGTGCGCGATCGGATCATGCCGATCAACACCAAGTGGAACATCGCAACCCTGTTGGACGCGGTGCGGGGCATGCCCAGCGAGGGCCGCCGTCGCGTCACGTTCGAGTACGTGCTGCTGGCCGACGTCAACGACGGCGACGACGATGCTGCGCGACTGTTCCGGCTGGTTGGCGAGTTCGACGCCCACATCAACGTGATCCCGTTCAATCCCCACCCCGGCACCGAGCTGCGGCGACCCAGTCCGATGGCGGTGCAGCGCTTCGTCGCGCAGTGCCGTGCCCACGGCCTGCAGGTCCACGTGCGCACGCCCCGGGGTGACGACATCGCCGCCGCGTGCGGCCAGCTCGCACTGGAGGCTTCGCCATGA
- a CDS encoding RHS repeat-associated core domain-containing protein, with protein MAANGTPLQGLSYTHDALGNIVRISDASRPAVYAGNAKHAAVNDYRYDALYRLVEATGREHIGQIDGKTPRASAPVVAAEPNDAGALRQYVQRYRYDAAGNLLRLEHAAGAGSYTRVYAYGDRGNRLRATGRHEAELFERYRHDAGGHMLAMPHVDDLRWNEVGELDRVRIGTMTAYFQYAGGVRVRKYVVKGGSVVEDRRVVDGVEVFIKGKRGAYGAVQVTERTETEVFGDAGLRIDRKTKREGVTCDVVHWRYALQDHLGSVAVEVERTGKVISREEYHPWGTTAVRAVTSELGVSPRRHRYLARERDDETGLALHGARYYAPWLGRWTAADPIGLAGGFNRYAYCRGSPVTFSDVDGHKPRSASAVNVEKAEFQQQRMQELCGNGCDRTEYDAALEVLAKELRQRFPSDQPAQQRMRHERYSPDTSGEERARRERAAHQAQLGRRYDAHKAVADAVRERDGGAAGVLAEVGLGFTWAGLAMDAINFQRTWSDFKRGKAGVGSLAIAGFAVVPLLGDIAKFGRRADNIAALGKGLDDAPVLRISDDMPSSGGGGAEARQTLESASSTPAKGMDTTPSPALKGSPYDPARAAIPRTLRQQLADDIGHATAGLGGAAKREAGKAIFGLVEKIGASGAKTV; from the coding sequence GTGGCGGCCAACGGCACGCCGCTGCAGGGGCTGAGCTACACCCACGATGCGCTCGGCAACATCGTGCGGATCTCCGATGCGTCGCGTCCTGCGGTCTACGCGGGCAACGCGAAGCACGCGGCCGTGAACGACTACCGCTACGACGCGCTGTACCGCTTGGTCGAGGCGACCGGCCGCGAGCACATCGGTCAGATCGACGGCAAGACGCCGCGCGCGAGCGCACCGGTCGTGGCCGCGGAGCCGAACGACGCCGGTGCGCTGCGGCAGTACGTGCAGCGCTACCGCTACGACGCGGCGGGGAACCTGCTGCGGCTCGAGCACGCCGCGGGCGCCGGCTCGTACACCCGGGTGTACGCGTATGGCGATCGCGGCAACCGCCTGCGCGCGACCGGTCGGCATGAAGCGGAGCTGTTCGAGCGGTACCGGCACGACGCGGGTGGGCACATGCTCGCGATGCCGCACGTGGACGATCTGCGGTGGAACGAGGTCGGTGAGCTCGATCGCGTCCGCATCGGCACGATGACCGCGTACTTCCAGTACGCCGGCGGCGTGCGCGTGCGCAAGTACGTGGTCAAGGGCGGCAGCGTCGTCGAAGACCGCCGCGTCGTCGACGGCGTGGAGGTCTTCATCAAGGGCAAGCGGGGCGCCTACGGGGCCGTGCAGGTCACCGAGCGCACCGAGACCGAGGTGTTCGGCGACGCGGGGCTGCGCATCGATCGCAAGACCAAGCGCGAGGGTGTCACGTGCGACGTCGTGCACTGGCGCTACGCGCTGCAGGATCACCTCGGGTCGGTGGCGGTGGAGGTGGAGCGAACGGGGAAGGTGATCTCGCGGGAGGAGTACCACCCATGGGGCACGACGGCCGTGCGCGCGGTGACGAGCGAGCTCGGGGTGAGTCCGCGGCGGCATCGGTACCTCGCGCGCGAGCGGGATGACGAGACGGGGCTGGCGCTGCATGGGGCGCGGTACTACGCGCCGTGGCTCGGGAGGTGGACGGCGGCGGATCCGATCGGGCTTGCGGGGGGGTTCAACCGGTACGCGTACTGCCGCGGGAGTCCGGTCACCTTCAGCGACGTGGACGGACACAAGCCGCGCTCGGCAAGCGCGGTCAACGTCGAGAAGGCGGAGTTCCAGCAGCAGCGGATGCAGGAGCTGTGTGGCAACGGCTGCGACCGCACCGAGTACGACGCGGCGCTCGAGGTTCTTGCGAAGGAGCTGCGTCAGCGCTTCCCGTCCGACCAGCCAGCGCAGCAGCGCATGCGCCACGAGAGGTATTCGCCGGACACGAGTGGCGAAGAACGAGCGCGTCGCGAACGCGCGGCGCATCAGGCCCAGCTCGGGCGACGCTACGACGCTCACAAGGCGGTCGCCGATGCCGTGCGCGAGCGTGACGGCGGTGCCGCCGGCGTCTTGGCCGAGGTTGGGCTCGGCTTCACCTGGGCCGGCCTGGCCATGGATGCCATCAACTTCCAGCGCACGTGGAGCGACTTCAAGCGAGGCAAGGCCGGCGTTGGATCTCTCGCGATCGCCGGCTTTGCGGTCGTTCCCCTCCTCGGCGATATCGCGAAGTTCGGGCGCCGCGCGGACAACATTGCTGCACTTGGGAAGGGGCTCGATGACGCGCCGGTGCTGCGCATCTCGGACGACATGCCGAGCAGCGGCGGCGGCGGGGCAGAGGCTCGGCAGACCCTAGAGAGCGCGTCATCCACGCCCGCGAAGGGGATGGATACTACGCCGTCGCCGGCGCTGAAGGGCTCTCCGTACGATCCCGCTCGCGCCGCGATACCGCGTACATTGCGTCAGCAGCTTGCCGATGATATTGGGCACGCGACGGCTGGCTTGGGAGGGGCGGCGAAACGAGAGGCAGGCAAGGCGATCTTCGGGCTGGTCGAGAAGATCGGCGCCAGCGGGGCGAAGACGGTGTAG
- a CDS encoding non-canonical purine NTP pyrophosphatase (HAM1-like protein; Rec-dependent growth; RgdB; yggV; it is suspected that this protein functions to remove misincorporated bases such as xanthine or hypoxanthine), which yields MSRRLLVVATGNRHKLAELDAMLRGAVEVAPASAFGEPPTIEETGERFVANAVLKAEGIAVWLRGRDVPGDACVLADDSGISIDALAGAPGVISARWAGEPSDDAANNRKLVAELRARGLEASAAHYTCVLALVRVDGRRLPGGEALECFEGRWDVEVRTAARGAGGFGYDPHAWLDGGACTVAELGADDKAARSHRGIALRRLLEWWQVHGL from the coding sequence GTGAGCCGCCGCCTGTTGGTGGTGGCGACCGGCAACCGCCACAAGCTCGCCGAGCTCGACGCGATGCTGCGTGGGGCTGTCGAGGTGGCGCCGGCGTCGGCCTTCGGCGAGCCGCCGACGATCGAGGAGACCGGCGAGCGCTTCGTCGCCAATGCCGTGCTCAAGGCCGAGGGCATCGCGGTGTGGCTGCGCGGGCGCGACGTGCCGGGCGATGCGTGCGTGCTGGCCGACGACTCGGGCATCAGCATCGATGCGTTGGCTGGCGCGCCGGGGGTGATCAGCGCCCGCTGGGCCGGCGAGCCCAGCGACGACGCGGCCAACAATCGCAAGCTCGTGGCCGAGCTCCGCGCCCGCGGGCTCGAGGCCAGCGCCGCCCACTACACGTGTGTGCTCGCGCTGGTGCGGGTCGACGGTCGTCGGCTGCCCGGTGGCGAGGCGCTCGAGTGCTTCGAGGGGCGTTGGGACGTCGAGGTCCGAACCGCAGCGCGGGGGGCCGGTGGGTTCGGCTACGATCCCCACGCGTGGCTCGACGGCGGCGCGTGCACGGTCGCGGAGCTCGGCGCCGACGACAAGGCCGCGCGCTCCCACCGGGGCATCGCGCTGCGCCGTCTGCTCGAGTGGTGGCAGGTCCACGGCCTGTGA
- the rph gene encoding ribonuclease PH, whose protein sequence is MRHDGRAPHQLRPCTIEPGFIGQALGSALIATGRTRVICTASVEERAPSWLQGGGWVTAQYAMLPGATAPRGSRDPGGRGKEIQRIIGRGLRAAVDLSQLVGPTGPLSIVCDCDVIEADGGTRTASITGAFVALSIALSKLRAQGRLATDPIVAPVAAVSVGLVGEAQTAMLDLAYEEDASAVVDLNVVALAGRGLVEVQGTGEHGTFSRAQLDALLDLAESGIASLVDAQRQALEGVR, encoded by the coding sequence ATGCGACACGACGGTCGAGCACCCCATCAGCTGCGTCCGTGCACGATCGAGCCCGGCTTCATCGGACAGGCGCTCGGCTCTGCCCTCATCGCCACCGGCCGCACGCGGGTGATCTGCACCGCGAGCGTCGAGGAGCGGGCGCCGTCGTGGCTCCAAGGCGGTGGCTGGGTCACCGCCCAGTACGCGATGTTGCCCGGCGCGACGGCGCCGCGGGGCTCGCGGGACCCGGGCGGTCGCGGCAAGGAGATCCAGCGCATCATCGGCCGTGGCCTGCGGGCGGCGGTCGACCTCTCGCAGCTGGTCGGGCCGACCGGACCGCTGTCGATCGTCTGCGACTGCGACGTGATCGAGGCCGACGGTGGCACCCGCACGGCGTCGATCACCGGCGCGTTCGTGGCGCTGTCGATCGCGCTGTCGAAGCTGCGCGCGCAGGGGCGGCTCGCCACCGACCCGATCGTCGCGCCCGTCGCGGCCGTGAGCGTTGGGCTGGTCGGTGAGGCCCAGACCGCGATGCTCGATCTCGCCTACGAGGAGGACGCGAGCGCGGTCGTCGACCTCAACGTCGTCGCGCTCGCCGGTCGTGGCTTGGTCGAGGTGCAGGGCACCGGCGAGCACGGCACGTTCTCCCGTGCGCAGCTCGACGCGCTGCTCGATCTGGCCGAGTCGGGCATCGCCAGCTTGGTCGACGCCCAGCGGCAGGCGCTGGAGGGCGTGCGGTGA
- a CDS encoding enoyl-CoA hydratase/isomerase family protein → MATISDPALRSVFQPNEEASPRALVVAGACGNVGLGKLGQFARLLTPHGIPVVALDPSPAVHELPSKLRAAFGDRFKADEIDRIIAGITIVQGGPEQLPAQLGIGLVFEAIPERLPLKHAFYQAVHARQPDAYITSATSGFPTTQLFGELAGKARCTVLHPFFPHLTNKLFELPVEGAVTGKAELGVMRKLLSSLGMNLIEVRDVPAFAADRLFCGMMLEAVRIHDALGLSPAQIDDACRHLLGTSPFYVHNMIPGANYLSAHCMQLMAAEVDSTLFAIPECWRPYIEDPKKQWPYERGQSCPPDRVPEVRARMFGMLIALVAGMVEGKVASLPAINFLSEQALAFREGVPALIARLGLPQARELLAAFVDELGITHADRVAPASALQPGAAAWNRIYVDTAVHDGVGLLSLRRTTLSDTFLAEIDDAYQQLSADPNVKAIVLAPDGRHSREFGHGADLQAFVPVLGDEAAAAALIDRWKRTCTKLRSGKPTVAALVGRALGGSLELAAACHARIAASGTKLAFPETTVGVIPGLGGCHMVHRASRTDAAAAIDRALLTGATIAAETAASWGFVHDVVPVAELPGKSMAFARALADGSTAMPSFRAEGAAHEVATDVPGTNEAGVKLSAALRELLVATIRDANGATLAEGAAIESQRAAQSLAAPAAKVGVTAMLRGKPPVFADPIG, encoded by the coding sequence ATGGCAACGATCTCCGATCCCGCGCTGCGCTCCGTGTTCCAACCGAACGAGGAGGCCAGCCCACGCGCGCTGGTCGTCGCGGGCGCATGCGGCAACGTCGGCCTCGGCAAGCTCGGGCAGTTCGCGCGGCTGTTGACCCCGCACGGGATCCCCGTGGTGGCGCTCGATCCCTCCCCTGCCGTGCACGAGCTGCCGAGCAAGCTGCGCGCGGCGTTCGGCGATCGCTTCAAGGCCGACGAGATCGATCGCATCATTGCCGGCATCACGATCGTGCAGGGCGGCCCGGAGCAGCTGCCGGCACAGCTCGGCATCGGCCTGGTGTTCGAGGCGATCCCCGAGCGACTGCCGCTCAAGCACGCCTTCTACCAGGCCGTGCACGCGCGCCAACCCGACGCGTACATCACGTCGGCGACCAGCGGGTTCCCGACCACGCAGCTCTTCGGCGAGCTGGCGGGCAAGGCTCGCTGCACCGTGCTGCACCCGTTCTTCCCCCACCTCACCAACAAGCTCTTCGAGCTACCGGTCGAGGGTGCGGTGACCGGCAAGGCCGAGCTCGGCGTGATGCGCAAGCTGTTGTCGTCGCTGGGCATGAACCTGATCGAGGTGCGCGACGTGCCGGCGTTCGCGGCCGATCGGCTCTTCTGCGGCATGATGCTCGAGGCGGTGCGGATCCACGACGCGCTGGGCCTCTCGCCGGCGCAGATCGACGACGCCTGCCGACACCTGCTCGGCACGTCGCCGTTCTACGTGCACAACATGATCCCCGGCGCCAACTACCTCTCGGCGCACTGCATGCAGCTGATGGCCGCCGAGGTCGACTCGACGCTGTTCGCGATCCCCGAGTGCTGGCGCCCGTACATCGAGGACCCCAAGAAGCAGTGGCCCTACGAGCGCGGGCAGAGCTGCCCGCCCGATCGCGTGCCCGAGGTCCGCGCGCGCATGTTCGGCATGCTCATCGCCTTGGTCGCCGGCATGGTGGAGGGCAAGGTCGCGTCGCTGCCGGCGATCAACTTCCTCAGCGAGCAGGCGCTGGCGTTCCGCGAGGGCGTGCCGGCCCTCATCGCGCGCCTGGGCCTGCCGCAGGCACGCGAGCTGCTGGCTGCGTTCGTCGACGAGCTCGGCATCACCCACGCCGATCGCGTGGCGCCGGCGTCGGCGCTGCAGCCGGGCGCGGCGGCGTGGAACCGCATCTACGTCGACACCGCCGTGCACGATGGCGTGGGTCTGCTGTCGCTGCGCCGCACGACGTTGTCGGACACGTTCCTGGCCGAGATCGACGATGCCTACCAACAGCTGTCGGCTGACCCGAACGTGAAGGCGATCGTGCTGGCACCCGATGGCCGACACAGCCGCGAGTTCGGCCACGGTGCCGACCTCCAGGCGTTCGTGCCGGTGCTCGGCGACGAAGCGGCCGCCGCCGCGCTCATCGACCGCTGGAAGCGGACCTGCACCAAGCTGCGCAGCGGCAAGCCGACCGTCGCGGCGTTGGTCGGTCGCGCGCTCGGGGGCAGCCTCGAGCTGGCCGCGGCCTGCCACGCCCGCATCGCCGCCAGCGGCACCAAGCTGGCCTTCCCCGAGACCACCGTCGGTGTGATCCCGGGGCTCGGCGGCTGCCACATGGTCCACCGCGCCAGCCGGACCGACGCCGCCGCGGCGATCGATCGCGCGCTGCTCACCGGCGCGACGATTGCGGCCGAGACCGCCGCGTCGTGGGGCTTCGTCCACGACGTCGTGCCGGTCGCCGAGCTGCCGGGCAAGAGCATGGCCTTCGCACGTGCACTCGCCGATGGCAGCACCGCGATGCCGAGCTTCCGCGCCGAGGGTGCGGCCCACGAGGTCGCCACCGACGTGCCCGGCACCAACGAGGCCGGCGTGAAGCTGTCGGCGGCGCTGCGTGAGCTGCTGGTCGCGACGATCCGCGATGCCAACGGGGCCACGCTGGCCGAGGGCGCGGCGATCGAGTCGCAGCGCGCCGCGCAGAGCCTCGCGGCACCGGCCGCGAAGGTCGGCGTGACCGCGATGCTGCGGGGCAAGCCGCCAGTGTTCGCCGATCCGATCGGCTGA